One window of Drosophila busckii strain San Diego stock center, stock number 13000-0081.31 chromosome 3L, ASM1175060v1, whole genome shotgun sequence genomic DNA carries:
- the LOC108600105 gene encoding peroxisome biogenesis factor 1, translated as MFKRTFKVVYRPIRNNFLLLPDQYYGVVSTYDTGCLSLQFNGRAHYVSWAPQAGGAGGIKDTEIGINARAAKEMGLHENDLVKCALIADVMNLKSVHVTPVSSKDWEIIELSTEKISGSVLEQTRIVNSSQILLVWINKSMQVALTVDRLKPHISYGRIDHKTELVVAPNLYKGLTNGNGHAEPEENNKLARSKTSAQVRHEPVQPALAHSATLTNVKSNSQQRNKRQDHMERLKKDLQRESSSCFEFRVIRGLWQEKAQESDVYITPAHLPEFMQLDQFYCMRTAADKEYYVRVRLVTDEDKQLPATIHPSIELNANLMKLLNIKELERVVLRPKTTVVNFVEKIELYAHKKTHYKIMENAFKRFVIEKTQQAPMLFNQEEVVRLEDELLVTVGILPEHFRYCVVDAQFLKESKIYAADLVRPVNEIIKEQPPAIAPLSVKDLIRLPEYDKIVEQLVSELRINLCLNAKNSVLRQSNVVLTGAAGTGKTVLVERILEQLSRQPDHCYFDIFYCSRSKGRKTESIQKDLRNIFTNCLMHAPAIVVLENLDVLAHAAGEQSSQDGEYYNRMADTVHQLIMQYTSNNAIAVIATVNELQLLNKRLSAPRGRHVFQTVARLPSLERADRELILGELCSHIASRQLDLTKFSNLTEGYRKCDLVQFVERAIFYAYRISKSQPVLTNEQLIESLEHTNSYCLQGIQSNQKTRADTTANELRLDELPGLESVVTVLEEVLMWPSMYPSIFSSSPLRNQAGVLLYGPPGTGKTYLVSQLATNWSLRIISVKGPELLAKYIGQSEENVRNLFNRARSAKPCVLFFDEFDSLAPKRGHDSTGVTDRVVNQLLTELDGVEGLQGVTVIAATSRPELLDPALLRSGRIDRLVECPLPDAVARVRIFEALSATLNLDESVDFDWFAGRTHHYTGADIQSVLTSANMTAVKQALAQFGPEKLPKKILVKQKHLIESFQSTRPSLSPADVSKYQKTYARFTNKEKSSREFVAKRATLA; from the exons ATGTTTAAACGCACATTCAAAGTAGTTTATCGGCCCATTAGaaataattttctgcttttgcCGGACCAATACTACGGCGTTGTTTCGACCTAT GACACTGGTTGCttaagtttgcaatttaatggACGGGCGCACTATGTATCATGGGCACCGCAGGCGGGGGGCGCTGGCGGCATCAAAGACACAGAAATTGGGATCAATGCCAGAGCGGCCAAGGAGATGG GTCTGCATGAGAATGATTTGGTCAAGTGTGCCCTCATCGCTGACGTGATGAATCTAAAGAGTGTGCACGTCACGCCTGTTTCATCCAAAGATTGGGAGATTATT gAACTCAGCACGGAGAAGATTTCTGGCAGCGTGCTAGAGCAGACGCGCATTGTCAACTCGTCGCAAATATTGCTCGTATGGATTAACAAGTCTATGCAGGTGGCGCTGACAGTgg ATCGTCTAAAGCCACATATAAGCTATGGCCGCATAGATCATAAGACAGAGCTTGTAGTGGCGCCCAATCTATATAAAGGCCTGACCAACGGCAATGGCCATGCGGAGCCCGAGGAGAACAACAAGTTGGCGCGCAGCAAAACCAGCGCTCAGGTGCGACATGAGCCAGTGCAGCCAGCACTTGCGCACTCTGCCACTTTGACCAATGTCAAAAGCAACTCACAGCAGCGCAACAAGCGTCAGGATCATATGGAGCGTTTGAAAAAGGATCTACAACGTGAGAGTTCGAGCTGCTTTGAGTTTCGCGTTATACGCGGCTTGTGGCAGGAAAAGGCACAAGAATCGGATGTTTATATAACGCCAGCACATTTGCCAGAGTTTATGCAACTGGATCAGTTCTATTGCATGCGCACCGCAGCGGACAAGGAGTActatgtgcgtgtgcgtttgGTGACCGATGAGGATAAGCAGCTGCCCGCCACCATACATCCGTCCATAGAGCTGAATGCTAACCTAATGAAACTGTTGAACATTAAGGAGCTGGAGCGTGTGGTGCTGCGTCCCAAGACTACTGTGGTCAATTTTGTGGAAAAGATAGAGCTCTATGCGCACAAGAAGACGCACTACAAGATCATGGAGAATGCATTTAAGCGCTTCGTTATAGAGAAAACGCAACAGGCGCCCATGTTGTTCAATCAGGAGGAGGTGGTGCGGCTGGAGGATGAGCTGCTGGTCACCGTAGGCATTTTACCAGAACACTTTCGTTACTGCGTAGTCGATGCGCAGTTCCTTAAAGAGTCCAAGATCTATGCAGCAGACTTGGTGCGTCCAGTGAATGAAATTATTAAGGAGCAACCGCCTGCCATAGCACCGCTAAGTGTTAAGGATCTAATACGCCTGCCCGAGTACGACAAGATAGTGGAGCAGCTGGTCAGCGAGCTGCGCATTAATCTCTGTCTCAACGCCAAGAACTCTGTGCTGCGCCAGAGCAATGTGGTGTTGACTGGCGCTGCCGGCACAGGCAAGACTGTGCTAGTGGAGCGCATATTGGAGCAGCTGTCACGCCAGCCAGATCACTGCTACTTTGACATCTTCTACTGCTCGCGCAGCAAGGGACGCAAAACGGAGTCCATACAAAAGGATTTGCGCAATATTTTCACCAACTGCCTTATGCATGCGCCCGCCATTGTAGTGCTGGAGAATCTGGATGTGCTGGCGCATGCAGCCGGCGAGCAGTCCAGCCAGGATGGCGAGTACTACAATCGCATGGCGGACACTGTGCATCAGCTCATCATGCAGTACACCAGCAACAATGCCATTGCAGTCATTGCCACCGtcaatgagctgcagctgctgaacaAACGTCTCAGCGCGCCACGTGGTCGTCATGTGTTCCAGACTGTGGCGCGCTTGCCCAGTCTAGAGCGCGCCGATCGCGAGCTCATCTTGGGCGAGCTCTGCAGTCACATTGCCAGCAGGCAACTGGATCTGACGAAGTTCTCCAATCTAACCGAAGGTTATCGCAAATGCGATCTGGTGCAGTTTGTAGAGCGCGCTATCTTCTATGCCTATCGCATAA GCAAATCACAGCCTGTGCTTACCAATGAGCAGCTGATAGAGTCATTGGAGCATACCAATTCCTATTGCCTGCAAGGCATACAAAGCAATCAAAAGACGCGCGCTGATACAACTGCCAATGAGCTGCGCCTGGATGAGCTGCCTGGACTAGAGTCAGTGGTTACCGTGCTGGAGGAGGTGCTCATGTGGCCTTCTATG TATCCGTCGATATTCAGCAGCTCGCCGCTGCGTAATCAAGCTGGAGTGCTGCTCTATGGTCCCCCAGGCACAGGCAAGACCTATTTGGTCTCCCAGCTGGCCACCAACTGGAGTCTGCGCATCATATCCGTCAAGGGTCctgagctgctggccaagtaCATAGGCCAGAGCGAGGAGAATGTGCGCAATTTGTTCAATCGCGCACGCAGCGCCAAGCCCTGTGTGCTCTTCTTCGATGAGTTTGACAGCTTGGCGCCCAAGCGTGGCCATGACTCGACTGGCGTAACCGATCGCGTGGTTAACCAACTGCTCACCGAGCTGGATGGCGTGGAGGGACTGCAGGGAGTGACGGTGATAGCAGCCACCTCACGTCCCGAGCTGCTGGATCCGGCGCTGTTGCGCTCCGGACGCATAGATCGTTTGGTGGAGTGTCCGCTACCGGATGCAGTTGCGCGCGTGCGAATCTTTGAGGCGCTCAGTGCCACGCTCAATCTGGACGAGAGCGTAGACTTTGATTGGTTCGCGGGCAGAACACATCATTACACTGGCGCCGATATACAAAGCGTGCTGACCTCGGCGAACATGACGGCGGTTAAGCAGGCGCTGGCACAATTCGGACCTGAG